From Bacteroidia bacterium, the proteins below share one genomic window:
- a CDS encoding radical SAM protein, whose product MAFVLVRSPVLCNYYLTYRCNAKCHFCDIWEKPSPYATETSVKENLRDLKRLGVKVIDFTGGEPLLHRQLPEFLSLAKKLGFITTVTTNTLLYPKYAQRLRGLVDMLHFSLDSPIREEHNASRGVACFDHFMESIQIARSLGEQPDILFTVTNQSIRHLPEVYHHISQKNGLILILNPVFEYNSVGEDLTQSIVQELRPWAKKSGVYLNEAFLTLRENGGNKINAPICRAASTTIVISPENALLLPCYHLTHQSFPITGNLYDLYHQPEVQAAIKLEGRLQGCEGCTINCYMQPSFATQISRYFWEALPATIKYSLEKWVY is encoded by the coding sequence ATGGCTTTTGTGCTTGTTCGTTCTCCGGTTTTGTGTAACTATTATCTAACGTATCGTTGCAATGCCAAGTGTCATTTTTGTGATATTTGGGAGAAGCCTTCGCCGTATGCTACCGAAACTTCTGTAAAAGAAAACCTCCGTGATTTAAAGCGCTTAGGTGTGAAAGTCATAGATTTTACAGGTGGAGAGCCGTTATTGCATAGGCAGCTTCCCGAGTTTTTATCCCTTGCTAAAAAACTTGGGTTTATTACTACCGTTACGACCAATACATTGCTATATCCAAAGTACGCACAGCGTTTGCGAGGCTTAGTAGATATGCTGCATTTTTCGTTAGATTCTCCTATTCGGGAAGAGCATAATGCTTCACGTGGCGTAGCTTGTTTTGACCATTTTATGGAAAGTATCCAAATTGCACGGAGTTTAGGGGAGCAACCGGATATTTTATTTACAGTAACAAATCAATCTATCCGGCATTTGCCGGAAGTGTATCATCACATTAGCCAAAAAAATGGTTTGATATTAATTCTTAATCCGGTTTTTGAATACAATTCGGTTGGAGAAGATTTGACCCAATCTATCGTACAGGAGCTACGTCCGTGGGCTAAAAAATCCGGTGTTTATCTAAACGAAGCCTTTTTAACTTTACGGGAAAATGGCGGAAACAAAATTAACGCCCCAATTTGCAGGGCAGCTTCTACCACTATCGTTATATCTCCGGAAAACGCACTCTTACTGCCTTGCTACCATCTAACGCATCAAAGTTTTCCCATAACCGGAAATTTATATGATTTATATCATCAACCGGAGGTTCAAGCTGCTATCAAATTAGAAGGAAGACTACAGGGTTGTGAAGGCTGCACGATAAACTGCTATATGCAACCCAGTTTTGCTACGCAAATAAGCCGCTATTTTTGGGAAGCACTGCCCGCTACGATTAAATATTCCTTAGAAAAATGGGTTTATTAA